From Granulicella cerasi, a single genomic window includes:
- the sdhB gene encoding succinate dehydrogenase iron-sulfur subunit, which yields MARTIKVEIKRQNTPDAAPVTEKFEIPYRPGMNITSLLGEVAMNPVTCEGKPSTPVTYDSNCLEEICGSCAMLINGKAMMACSALVDKLQGGDENKTITLAPLSKFPVVRDLAVDRSVLFENLKKVKAWVPIDGSYDLGAGPKQAPQIQEQRYPLSNCISCTICMEVCPQFNDATGFVGAASIAQAKLFNLDPGGSVLKEDRLRALAGDGGVQECGFAQNCVQACPKGLPLTEAISDMGRDVFVQQVKDFFRR from the coding sequence ATGGCACGGACGATTAAAGTCGAAATCAAGCGGCAGAATACGCCCGACGCGGCGCCGGTGACGGAGAAGTTTGAGATTCCCTATCGCCCCGGTATGAACATTACGTCGTTGCTGGGCGAGGTCGCGATGAATCCGGTGACATGCGAAGGCAAGCCTTCGACGCCGGTCACGTATGACTCGAACTGCCTCGAAGAAATTTGCGGCTCGTGCGCCATGCTGATCAACGGCAAGGCGATGATGGCGTGCTCGGCGCTGGTGGACAAGCTGCAGGGCGGCGATGAGAACAAGACGATCACGCTCGCGCCGCTGTCGAAGTTCCCTGTCGTGCGCGATCTCGCGGTCGACCGTTCTGTGCTCTTCGAGAACCTGAAAAAGGTGAAGGCGTGGGTGCCGATCGATGGCTCCTACGACCTCGGCGCAGGCCCTAAGCAGGCTCCGCAGATTCAGGAGCAGCGCTATCCGCTGTCGAACTGCATCTCCTGCACGATCTGCATGGAAGTCTGCCCGCAGTTCAACGACGCGACGGGCTTCGTTGGTGCAGCGTCGATCGCACAGGCGAAGTTGTTCAACCTGGATCCAGGTGGTTCGGTGCTGAAGGAAGATCGTCTGCGCGCTCTGGCCGGCGACGGCGGCGTGCAAGAGTGCGGCTTCGCCCAGAACTGCGTTCAGGCCTGCCCGAAGGGTCTGCCGCTCACCGAAGCAATTTCGGACATGGGCCGCGATGTGTTCGTGCAGCAGGTGAAGGACTTCTTCCGCCGGTAA
- the sdhA gene encoding succinate dehydrogenase flavoprotein subunit codes for MAAATPRIIVVGGGLAGLSAVIKIAEAGGKVDLFSIVPVKRSHSVCAQGGINAAKNLKGEGDDVLKHFDDTIYGGDFLANQTPVKAMTAMGPAIIDLLDRMGVPFNRTPEGLLDFRRFGGTLYHRTAFAGATTGQQLLYALDEQVRRFESENRVTKYEGWEFLSAVLDNNGVARGICAMDLRTMEVKTFPCDAVIIATGGNGAIFGKSTNSVVCTGSAQSALYQQGAAYANGEFIQVHPTAIPGEDKLRLMSESARGEGGRVWVPRDKHDKRAAQSIPDSDRWYFLEEKYPKYGNLVPRDIATREIFKVVYENDMGIDGQPMVYLDVSHLPEERKHKLEGILEIYEKFVGDDPRKVPMKIFPGMHYTMGGLWVDFEQQTNIPGVFAAGEADYSIHGANRLGANSLLSCIYGGFVAGPKAMEYAKGLKAVEGDGGAASELKRQTDFNNLLLTNQGNENPFKIWRELGNTMTQHATIVRYNKGLDEADTKLVELIERYKNVNLSDKTQWANTSFAFTRNLWNMLQLARVIVKGARMRDESRGAHYKPDFEKRDDENFLKTTMAMFKDGEPEITYQDVDTQYIVPRPRVYTSN; via the coding sequence ATGGCAGCAGCAACACCCAGAATCATCGTCGTCGGCGGAGGCCTTGCGGGTCTCTCGGCCGTCATCAAGATCGCCGAAGCGGGCGGCAAGGTTGACCTGTTTTCGATCGTGCCGGTGAAGCGTTCCCACTCTGTCTGCGCGCAGGGCGGCATCAATGCGGCGAAGAACCTGAAGGGCGAAGGCGACGACGTCCTCAAGCACTTCGACGACACGATCTATGGCGGCGACTTCCTCGCCAATCAGACGCCGGTGAAGGCAATGACCGCGATGGGCCCGGCGATCATCGATCTGCTCGACCGCATGGGTGTACCGTTCAACCGCACGCCTGAGGGCCTGCTGGACTTCCGCCGCTTTGGTGGCACGCTGTATCACCGCACCGCGTTTGCAGGCGCTACTACAGGCCAGCAGCTTTTGTACGCTTTGGATGAACAGGTTCGCCGCTTCGAGAGCGAGAACCGCGTCACCAAGTACGAAGGCTGGGAGTTCCTCTCCGCCGTGCTCGACAACAACGGTGTGGCACGCGGCATCTGCGCGATGGACCTGCGCACGATGGAAGTGAAGACCTTCCCTTGCGACGCCGTGATCATCGCGACCGGCGGCAACGGCGCCATCTTTGGCAAGTCGACGAACTCGGTCGTGTGCACGGGTTCGGCGCAGTCTGCGCTGTATCAGCAGGGCGCGGCCTACGCGAACGGCGAGTTCATTCAGGTGCATCCGACGGCGATCCCCGGCGAAGACAAGCTGCGCCTGATGTCGGAGTCGGCTCGTGGCGAAGGTGGCCGTGTTTGGGTGCCGCGTGATAAGCATGACAAGCGCGCAGCGCAGTCGATTCCCGACAGCGACCGCTGGTACTTCCTCGAAGAGAAGTATCCGAAGTACGGCAACCTGGTGCCGCGTGACATTGCGACTCGCGAGATTTTCAAGGTTGTGTACGAGAACGACATGGGCATCGACGGACAGCCGATGGTGTACCTCGATGTCTCGCACCTGCCGGAAGAGCGCAAGCACAAGCTCGAAGGCATCCTCGAAATCTACGAGAAGTTCGTTGGCGATGATCCGCGCAAGGTGCCGATGAAGATCTTCCCCGGCATGCACTACACGATGGGCGGCCTGTGGGTGGACTTCGAGCAGCAGACGAACATCCCTGGCGTCTTCGCTGCGGGTGAAGCGGATTACTCGATCCATGGCGCGAACCGCCTCGGCGCGAATTCCCTGCTGAGCTGCATCTACGGCGGCTTCGTCGCAGGGCCGAAGGCGATGGAGTATGCCAAGGGCCTGAAGGCAGTTGAAGGCGACGGCGGCGCGGCCAGCGAGCTGAAGCGCCAGACGGACTTCAACAACCTGCTGCTCACCAACCAGGGCAACGAGAACCCGTTCAAGATCTGGCGCGAGCTGGGCAACACGATGACGCAGCATGCGACGATCGTGCGCTACAACAAGGGTCTCGATGAAGCAGACACGAAGCTGGTCGAACTGATCGAGCGCTACAAGAACGTGAATCTCAGCGATAAGACGCAGTGGGCGAACACGAGCTTCGCGTTCACGCGCAACCTGTGGAACATGCTGCAGCTTGCCCGCGTGATCGTGAAGGGCGCTCGTATGCGCGACGAAAGCCGCGGCGCTCACTACAAGCCGGACTTTGAAAAGCGCGACGACGAGAACTTCCTGAAGACGACGATGGCGATGTTCAAGGACGGCGAGCCAGAGATCACTTACCAGGATGTGGACACGCAGTACATCGTGCCGCGTCCGCGTGTGTACACGTCGAACTAA
- a CDS encoding tyrosine-type recombinase/integrase, whose amino-acid sequence MAFVTDKAELKPGLVIFRRGDVEHRMWYCRMKIPKADRYKTISLKTTDVELARERAFDQDADIRFRLKHDVPVFNHPFREVGREYLLTQEARAQRGEISAARPKKIRAVIDGALERYVGSTQVHLIGDELWGGYPAWRRVNGAGRLRRNGVREVSDEMAQEFADKEAERRTKVQNALGIRVLKPIKLAPSEERTVPFISDSTIRFEMSIFGAVMNFAIKKRYVPASQRYDERPKLKTMRRDEFTLEEYRKLHTIGRKWIAEADKPSSTWYRTVTYNMILIACNTGMRPAEMKNLRWRDIMPAKDREGREIVVLFVQGKGKSRKLVAPKSVGDYLERIRSISKATGLEDRVFTTVNGKPAKSLYVSLIADLLGKANLREGTQGVPRSTYCFRHTYATLRLQEGVDVYFLAEQMGTSVQMIEQHYGHVNTIKHADRVLQGMTGWEAPHPEVDVTKAKASKAAETHDKLKRGQHRRTG is encoded by the coding sequence ATGGCATTCGTCACCGACAAAGCCGAACTCAAACCGGGATTGGTAATCTTCCGACGCGGCGATGTTGAGCATCGCATGTGGTACTGCCGCATGAAGATTCCCAAGGCAGACCGCTACAAGACCATCTCCCTCAAGACGACCGACGTTGAACTCGCTCGGGAACGCGCCTTCGACCAGGATGCGGACATCCGGTTCCGCCTGAAGCATGACGTCCCTGTGTTCAACCATCCCTTCCGGGAGGTTGGCCGAGAGTATCTGCTGACCCAGGAAGCGCGTGCGCAGCGCGGTGAAATCAGTGCGGCGCGGCCCAAAAAGATCCGCGCCGTCATTGATGGAGCCTTGGAGAGGTACGTCGGTTCCACTCAAGTGCATCTGATCGGCGATGAGCTATGGGGTGGTTATCCGGCGTGGCGAAGAGTGAACGGCGCGGGACGCTTGAGGCGGAACGGCGTCCGCGAGGTCAGCGATGAAATGGCACAGGAGTTTGCGGACAAGGAAGCTGAGCGCCGCACCAAAGTGCAGAATGCTCTTGGCATTCGAGTCTTAAAACCTATTAAGCTGGCACCGTCCGAGGAGCGGACGGTGCCCTTCATCAGCGATTCCACGATTCGCTTTGAGATGTCGATCTTTGGCGCTGTGATGAACTTCGCGATCAAGAAGCGGTATGTTCCTGCCAGCCAGCGTTACGACGAACGTCCCAAACTCAAGACGATGCGGCGAGATGAGTTCACTCTGGAGGAGTACCGCAAACTTCATACGATTGGCAGAAAATGGATCGCGGAAGCAGACAAGCCTTCGAGTACCTGGTATCGCACGGTCACGTACAACATGATTTTGATCGCCTGCAATACCGGCATGAGGCCAGCGGAGATGAAGAACCTACGTTGGCGTGACATCATGCCCGCGAAAGACCGCGAGGGACGCGAGATTGTTGTGCTGTTCGTGCAGGGTAAAGGCAAGTCGCGTAAGCTCGTTGCGCCCAAGAGCGTCGGGGATTATCTTGAACGCATCCGCTCTATCTCCAAAGCAACAGGGCTGGAAGACCGGGTCTTTACGACGGTGAACGGCAAGCCTGCCAAGAGTCTCTACGTCTCTTTGATTGCTGACCTCCTAGGCAAAGCCAACCTGCGCGAAGGCACGCAGGGCGTACCGAGATCAACTTATTGTTTCCGGCACACCTATGCCACGCTTCGCCTTCAAGAGGGAGTTGATGTTTACTTCCTTGCTGAGCAAATGGGAACGTCCGTGCAGATGATCGAGCAGCACTATGGACATGTGAATACGATCAAGCACGCGGACCGCGTGCTACAGGGGATGACAGGATGGGAGGCTCCGCATCCTGAAGTGGACGTTACTAAGGCTAAGGCATCGAAGGCGGCGGAGACGCACGATAAACTCAAACGCGGTCAGCACCGCAGGACAGGCTGA
- a CDS encoding DEAD/DEAH box helicase, producing MSAASIPSVSIAVGHTGRSKSTNELGMRAMQAEAYKYRGEQFLLIKSPPASGKSRALMYIALDKLANQGLKQALIVVPERSIGASFSDEPLAAHGFWADWTVRPKWNLCAMPGGEENRSAATGKVKAVGEFLTSEDKALVCTHATFRFAVDAMGIEAFDACLIAIDEFHHVSVNEANVLGGQLKELLNRAKVHVLAMTGSYFRGDTAAVLSPEDEARFATVTYTYYEQLNGYEYLKALDLGYWFYSGSYLEAIGEVLDPKLKTIVHIPNVNSSASSTDKYAEVSEIMGVLGEWQGRDEATDFHLVREPDTGRVLKVADLVDDSDSNRRSKVLAALRDPAHRNDRDHVDVIIALGMAKEGFDWIWCEHALTVGYRSSLTEIVQIIGRVTRDAPGKTRAKFTNLISEPLADQSDVVEAVNDTLKAIAASLLMEQVIAPRFDFTPKDSGPRSGYDYGAEGYQDGKTNVGVNEETGSVHIEIKGLKEMSPEAARICREDLNDVIAAVVQDKETLSQGLFNAENSVPQETTQLRIPKIIRDRYPELPEDDVEAIRQRAVAALTLVQTSVKTEEKINANLGLLEGVRRFVLHVRELSVDLIDAINPFGEAYAVLGRTLNANVLEQMKEKIAAKKVFIPEEEALSLARRALEWQREKGRPVQITSADAWERRLAEGVAAYRNYTARKKAKAAAVGEPA from the coding sequence ATGAGCGCCGCCAGCATCCCTTCCGTCTCCATCGCGGTAGGCCACACCGGCCGCTCTAAAAGCACCAATGAGCTGGGCATGCGCGCCATGCAGGCCGAGGCGTACAAGTATCGGGGCGAGCAGTTTCTGCTGATCAAGTCTCCACCGGCCAGCGGCAAGAGCCGCGCGCTGATGTACATCGCGCTCGACAAGCTGGCGAATCAGGGCCTGAAACAGGCGCTGATCGTGGTGCCGGAGCGCTCCATCGGCGCCAGCTTCAGTGACGAACCTTTGGCAGCGCATGGCTTCTGGGCCGATTGGACCGTGCGCCCGAAGTGGAATCTTTGCGCCATGCCTGGCGGTGAAGAAAACCGCTCTGCGGCCACCGGCAAGGTCAAGGCCGTGGGCGAGTTCCTGACGAGCGAGGATAAGGCGCTGGTCTGCACGCATGCCACCTTCCGCTTCGCCGTGGATGCGATGGGCATCGAGGCCTTCGACGCTTGCCTGATAGCCATTGACGAGTTCCACCATGTAAGCGTGAACGAGGCCAACGTGCTGGGCGGACAGCTCAAAGAGCTCCTGAACCGTGCGAAGGTGCATGTCCTCGCCATGACTGGCAGCTACTTCCGAGGCGACACAGCGGCGGTGCTAAGTCCGGAGGACGAGGCGCGCTTCGCCACTGTGACCTACACCTACTACGAGCAGCTGAACGGCTATGAGTACCTGAAAGCGCTGGACCTAGGCTACTGGTTCTATTCAGGCAGCTACCTGGAGGCGATCGGTGAGGTGCTAGACCCGAAGCTGAAGACGATCGTGCATATTCCGAACGTGAATTCCAGCGCCAGCTCCACGGATAAATACGCCGAGGTCAGCGAGATCATGGGCGTTTTGGGCGAGTGGCAGGGCCGCGACGAGGCGACGGATTTCCATCTTGTTCGCGAACCTGACACAGGCCGGGTGCTCAAGGTGGCCGACTTGGTGGACGATTCTGACAGCAACCGTCGCAGTAAGGTTCTGGCTGCGCTGCGTGATCCCGCGCACCGCAACGACCGTGACCACGTGGATGTGATCATCGCGCTTGGCATGGCAAAGGAAGGCTTTGATTGGATTTGGTGCGAGCATGCTCTGACGGTCGGCTATCGCAGCAGTCTGACAGAGATAGTGCAGATCATTGGCCGCGTAACGCGCGACGCTCCGGGCAAAACGCGCGCCAAGTTCACCAACCTCATCTCCGAGCCGTTGGCCGACCAGAGCGATGTTGTAGAAGCGGTGAACGACACCCTAAAAGCTATCGCCGCAAGTCTCCTGATGGAGCAGGTCATTGCACCGCGCTTCGATTTCACGCCAAAAGACTCCGGTCCGAGGTCGGGATACGACTACGGAGCGGAGGGCTACCAGGACGGCAAGACGAATGTCGGCGTGAACGAGGAGACTGGAAGCGTTCACATTGAGATCAAAGGGCTGAAGGAGATGAGCCCGGAGGCCGCGCGCATCTGCCGCGAAGACTTGAACGACGTGATCGCCGCCGTCGTGCAAGACAAGGAGACGCTGAGCCAAGGTCTCTTTAACGCGGAGAACAGTGTCCCGCAGGAGACGACACAGCTGCGGATTCCCAAGATCATCCGTGATCGCTATCCGGAACTTCCAGAAGATGACGTGGAAGCGATTCGTCAACGCGCCGTTGCCGCACTGACGCTGGTACAGACCAGTGTGAAGACTGAGGAGAAGATCAACGCGAATCTCGGTTTGCTGGAAGGAGTTAGGCGCTTCGTTCTACACGTACGGGAGTTGAGCGTGGACCTGATCGACGCGATTAACCCCTTCGGCGAAGCGTACGCCGTGTTAGGCCGCACTCTAAACGCAAATGTCCTGGAACAGATGAAGGAGAAAATCGCGGCCAAGAAGGTTTTCATACCAGAAGAGGAGGCGCTTTCATTGGCCCGTCGCGCACTTGAGTGGCAGCGCGAGAAGGGCCGCCCGGTTCAGATCACCTCTGCCGACGCTTGGGAGCGCAGGTTGGCTGAAGGTGTAGCAGCGTACCGGAACTACACGGCTCGAAAGAAGGCGAAGGCTGCAGCCGTAGGAGAGCCCGCATGA
- a CDS encoding class I SAM-dependent DNA methyltransferase, with protein MNAVEIADAVVDLAAQPFEAAEFPFQFLAAFDKKETQLKRLRKGDTNRSDVPGGVLLQSNIHLAVCTAGETHGTLERLKSSPQTAKAKAKFILATDGQTLEAEELSTGEAIASEFPKLAEHIGFFLPLAGISTVREIKDNPIDVRATGRLNKLYVELLRQNPEWGTEARRHDMNHFMARLIFCFFAEDTNIFPGDRGLFTSTIEQFTESDGSNTHQVLETLFRVMDIHPDKRDHEHLPGWAVRFPYVNGGLFCDSAETPRFTRIARSYLLQAGSLDWQHINPDIFGSMIQAVADEGERGALGMHYTSVPNILKVLNPLLLDDLRAQLAAAGTNTRALRKLKDRLRRIRVFDPACGSGNFLVIAYKQMREIEAGIDHALGETPKGSVIPLSNFRGIEIRDFAVEIARLALVIAEYQSNVLYLGQEQANIVFLPLAQKNWITCGNALRLNWLRVCSPEGTGVKLVEDDLFQTPLEQAAMDFENEGGETYLCGNPPYKGATWQNESQKADLSDLFDERTGKWRSLDYVSGWFMKAADYLAASQGAAAFVSTNSICQGQQVPILWPLIKKRGAQIRFANTSFKWSNLASHKAGVTVVIVGIDRRSSGVRRLFDSEGDESVVERNVTSINSYLLSGPEIFIEQSISPPPGRPTMVRGNMPYDGGYLLLRRSEIEGLQLRADVEKRIVRRIFGSSEFVKSLHKYCLWIEDSDIGECLRAPELRSRLLGVANMRYASPDKSARQMAAYPHRMRETNTAKRQTIVVSAISSENRDVLPCGLLDPVSVVTNKMFALYDAPLWNMALIASRLHWVWIGTVCVRMRTDFSYSNTLGWNTFPVPDLTEQDKADLTHCAEDILLAREAHFPATIADLYDPEAMPDNLRAAHDRNDETLERIYIGRRFKNDTERLETLFAMYAKMTESAGAATKGADSKPRGRKKKEVQP; from the coding sequence ATGAACGCAGTTGAAATCGCAGATGCCGTTGTCGACCTTGCAGCGCAGCCGTTTGAGGCTGCCGAGTTCCCGTTCCAATTTTTAGCGGCTTTCGACAAGAAAGAGACGCAGCTTAAGCGGCTGCGCAAGGGCGATACAAATCGCTCGGACGTGCCGGGGGGCGTGCTGTTGCAATCGAACATCCACCTTGCCGTGTGCACGGCGGGTGAGACACACGGTACGCTGGAGCGCCTGAAGTCCAGTCCGCAAACGGCTAAGGCCAAAGCCAAATTCATCCTCGCCACTGACGGCCAGACCCTGGAGGCCGAGGAGCTTTCCACTGGCGAAGCCATTGCGTCGGAGTTCCCGAAGCTTGCAGAGCACATCGGCTTCTTCCTGCCTCTCGCTGGCATCTCCACCGTTCGCGAAATCAAGGACAACCCGATCGATGTTCGCGCCACTGGGCGACTCAACAAACTTTATGTGGAACTGCTGCGCCAGAACCCGGAGTGGGGTACCGAAGCGCGCCGCCACGATATGAATCACTTCATGGCGCGGCTCATCTTTTGCTTCTTCGCGGAAGACACCAATATCTTTCCTGGAGATCGCGGTCTCTTTACCTCAACCATCGAGCAGTTCACCGAGTCTGACGGCAGCAACACGCACCAGGTGCTGGAGACGCTGTTCCGCGTAATGGATATCCACCCGGACAAGCGGGACCACGAACACCTGCCGGGGTGGGCCGTGCGCTTTCCCTATGTGAACGGCGGTCTGTTCTGCGACTCGGCAGAGACGCCTCGCTTCACCCGCATTGCGCGTAGTTATCTGCTGCAGGCGGGCTCGCTCGACTGGCAGCACATCAACCCGGACATCTTCGGCTCCATGATTCAGGCCGTGGCTGACGAAGGTGAGCGTGGGGCGCTGGGTATGCACTACACCAGCGTGCCGAACATCCTCAAGGTGCTGAACCCGCTGTTGCTGGATGACCTGCGCGCACAACTGGCAGCAGCAGGCACAAACACCCGAGCCCTGCGCAAGCTCAAGGATCGGCTGCGGCGTATCCGCGTGTTCGATCCCGCCTGCGGCTCCGGCAACTTTCTGGTGATCGCCTACAAGCAGATGCGTGAGATCGAGGCTGGCATCGATCACGCCCTGGGCGAGACGCCCAAGGGCAGCGTTATTCCGCTCAGCAACTTTCGCGGTATCGAGATTCGCGACTTCGCCGTGGAGATCGCACGGCTCGCTCTGGTCATCGCGGAGTACCAGAGCAACGTTCTTTACCTCGGCCAGGAACAGGCGAACATCGTTTTCCTTCCACTAGCGCAGAAGAACTGGATCACCTGCGGCAATGCACTGCGGCTGAATTGGTTGAGGGTGTGCTCGCCCGAAGGCACGGGTGTGAAGCTGGTTGAGGACGATCTTTTTCAGACCCCTCTGGAGCAGGCCGCGATGGATTTCGAGAATGAGGGTGGTGAAACCTACCTCTGCGGCAATCCGCCATATAAGGGAGCTACTTGGCAAAATGAGAGTCAAAAAGCAGATCTTAGTGATTTGTTCGATGAGCGTACCGGCAAGTGGCGCTCACTAGATTATGTAAGCGGCTGGTTTATGAAGGCGGCAGACTACCTCGCCGCTTCCCAAGGAGCTGCAGCTTTCGTTTCAACGAACTCTATCTGTCAAGGACAGCAGGTGCCGATTCTTTGGCCGCTAATCAAGAAACGCGGCGCGCAGATACGCTTTGCTAATACGTCCTTCAAGTGGTCAAATCTCGCTTCTCACAAAGCCGGTGTGACGGTAGTGATAGTCGGAATAGACCGCAGATCCAGTGGGGTTAGGCGACTGTTCGACTCTGAGGGGGATGAAAGTGTCGTTGAGCGAAACGTAACGAGTATTAACTCATATCTCTTATCTGGCCCAGAAATTTTCATCGAGCAATCTATTTCTCCTCCACCAGGAAGACCAACGATGGTTCGAGGCAACATGCCGTACGATGGAGGTTATCTCCTGCTCCGTCGTTCGGAAATCGAGGGGCTGCAATTGCGCGCAGACGTCGAAAAACGAATCGTACGCAGGATTTTTGGTTCATCAGAATTTGTAAAGAGTCTTCATAAGTATTGCCTCTGGATCGAAGATAGTGACATCGGCGAATGTTTGCGCGCACCCGAGCTACGCAGCCGCTTGCTCGGAGTAGCAAACATGCGCTACGCAAGTCCGGACAAGAGTGCTAGACAGATGGCGGCTTATCCGCATCGGATGCGGGAAACGAACACCGCGAAGCGTCAGACAATCGTCGTCTCCGCCATCTCGTCCGAAAATCGGGATGTACTGCCATGTGGTCTCCTCGATCCTGTGTCAGTCGTAACCAATAAGATGTTTGCCCTTTACGATGCTCCGCTCTGGAATATGGCGCTGATTGCATCGCGTCTGCATTGGGTCTGGATTGGCACAGTCTGCGTTCGCATGCGCACGGATTTTTCCTACTCCAATACCCTCGGCTGGAACACCTTCCCCGTACCCGACCTCACCGAGCAGGACAAGGCTGACCTGACACACTGCGCAGAAGACATACTTCTGGCGCGCGAGGCGCATTTTCCTGCGACCATTGCCGACCTCTACGACCCTGAGGCGATGCCCGATAACCTGCGCGCGGCGCATGATCGCAATGACGAGACGCTGGAACGCATCTATATCGGTCGCCGCTTCAAGAACGACACTGAACGGCTGGAGACGCTATTTGCTATGTACGCGAAGATGACAGAAAGCGCAGGTGCTGCAACCAAGGGTGCGGACAGCAAGCCGCGCGGACGCAAGAAGAAAGAGGTACAGCCATGA
- a CDS encoding DUF4062 domain-containing protein produces MRVFVSSLITGMESFRAAAREAIITLRHEPIMAEDFGASPESPQVACLTGLRQSDMVVLIIGEHYGAIQPSGRSATHEEYDEARGTKTILAFVQEGVEREPREEEFAREVQAWASGLFRSGFRTVYELRQAITRALYDHALANATGPVDQEEMTQRAVALLPAERRNYASSGAMLNLSIAGGPRQSILRPVEIERPALAEALMQQGMFGSNRLFETTRGVQPTMQDASLMLTQEGGAQVLLTEEGSVVISLPARRTGQMGMELVEEAVQTQFAAALAFASWTFDHVDPTQRLTHVAIAASISGGDYMAWRTQRESEASPNRISLGTGNNAHTPVYVCQARPALRLNSAHIVEDLLVPLRRQRR; encoded by the coding sequence ATGAGAGTTTTTGTCAGTTCACTCATCACGGGTATGGAATCGTTCCGGGCCGCGGCGCGGGAAGCGATTATCACATTACGGCACGAGCCGATCATGGCTGAGGATTTTGGTGCTAGTCCTGAGTCACCGCAAGTAGCTTGCCTAACAGGTCTTCGTCAGTCTGACATGGTCGTGCTGATCATTGGAGAGCACTACGGTGCGATCCAGCCATCCGGCCGCTCTGCTACCCATGAGGAATATGACGAAGCCAGGGGTACCAAAACAATTCTGGCTTTTGTTCAGGAAGGGGTCGAGCGCGAACCCAGGGAAGAAGAATTCGCTCGCGAGGTGCAAGCTTGGGCCTCCGGCCTTTTCCGCAGTGGCTTCCGCACTGTATACGAACTGAGGCAGGCTATCACCCGGGCGCTCTATGACCACGCCCTGGCGAATGCCACTGGGCCTGTCGATCAGGAGGAGATGACGCAGCGTGCGGTCGCTCTTCTACCAGCTGAACGGCGCAACTACGCTTCATCAGGTGCCATGCTCAACCTGTCCATTGCTGGCGGACCACGTCAGTCGATCCTGCGGCCTGTAGAGATTGAGCGACCCGCCTTGGCTGAGGCGCTCATGCAGCAAGGCATGTTCGGCTCAAATCGTCTATTCGAGACGACACGAGGCGTACAACCAACGATGCAAGATGCCTCGCTGATGTTGACTCAGGAGGGAGGCGCGCAGGTCCTGCTGACTGAGGAGGGTTCGGTTGTCATCTCCCTGCCCGCCCGGAGAACGGGACAGATGGGCATGGAACTGGTCGAAGAAGCCGTGCAAACACAGTTTGCAGCGGCGTTGGCCTTTGCCTCTTGGACTTTCGATCATGTCGATCCAACACAACGCCTGACCCACGTTGCAATTGCCGCGAGCATTTCCGGCGGCGACTACATGGCATGGCGGACTCAGCGGGAGAGCGAGGCCAGCCCGAACCGCATCAGCTTGGGCACGGGAAACAACGCACATACTCCGGTATATGTCTGCCAAGCTCGCCCTGCCTTACGGCTAAATTCTGCGCATATCGTCGAAGACTTGCTCGTGCCGTTACGTCGTCAGAGACGCTAG